The stretch of DNA CGAGCGAAATCCGTTTTACCTCGGATTGTACGGCGGCAGCAATTCCCCTGGTTTTCTAGAGTCCGACCCCGCTGCCGATCCCTTTCTGAAAAAGCTGGGATACGAGCCGAAACGTCGAATTTTGGTATTCCACAAAGATATTCGCGAGAAAAACGATCCGTTCGATGTCCGCATGGTCGCCATTCGCCGAGCGATGGAACTGATCGTGACCGACCAGCCGGCCCATGCGACCTGGTGGTGGATGACCCGGCAAGGACGCTTCGATTCCATCCGTTTCATTTTGCGGCCCAAACAAGGGGGCGCCCCCGTTGCGGAACTCTCCTGCTGGGGACTCGACCTGTTTGCGATGACTTGGCAGGAACGGGCCGTCGGTTTCACGCATTTGATCGTCTCCGACAACGAGCGCAAAAAAGGTTACGGCAAAACCGTCGTCGTCGAAGCCATTCGCCGCTTGCGGGAAGAAATGGTGACCAAAGTCGAATTGCAGGTTGAAGACGATAATCAAGTCATCATCTCGCTGGTGGAATCGAACAAATTCCAACAGGCCGATGTCGGCATCATCTACGAAAAGGCCTAGACGGCTGGCTTGACCGACTGCTGTCGCTACAGCAGTTCTTTGGGCCGCTGGACCGTCACCAACCGCCCTCCTCCTTCGATGCTGATGTCCCGCCACGACTCCACCGGCAATTCCACATGGGCGATCGCCGCGGTTGGCAAACGCTCATACTGTCCGGTTAGTTGCTCAAGAAAATCCTCCACACCAGGATTGTGCCCCACCAACATGACACACACGGCCTCGGTCTCGGTGTTCCGCAATAACTCGACCCAACTCTCCGGATCTCCGAAATAAAGTTCGCGATTCAATTCAAGCCGTTCAGCGACACCGCAGCGATTCGCTATTTCCTCAGCCGTCTTGCGTGCACGTTTCGCCGTAGAGCTAACAATCCGGTCAGGAATCCTCCCGTACTCGAACAACCACTGCGCCATTCGGGGAGCATCTCGCTTTCCTCGACGATTCAAAGGACGATCGTGGTCCGATAATTCCGGCGCATCCCAGCTCGACTTGGCGTGCCGCACAATAAATAGATCCTTCATCGCAATCTTCGATCCTCTGCGGTACGCCTGTGCTCATCGGTCAATTTGGATACAATCGCCCAGGTGTCCTGCCTAACTTTGAGATGCCCTCTTACAAGTAGTTCCAAAACCCTCTGACGCGTCACGTAATCTCTTGTATTATAGATTCCTGAACAGGCGCAACCGGGTTTTGAAACTGGTTCTAGGACATGCTACCTGCCTTCCGTATCTTACCGCGAGGTTCTTCGTCATATGAAGCGCAACGTCACAATTTTCGCCAGCTGCGGAATTATCGTCTTCCTCACGTCAGCCGCTCTCCGTGCCGAAAATTGGCCGCAATTTCGCGGGCCAACGCGACAGGGGATCTCGAGCGAAGTGGGACTCCCCGTCGAATGGGATGCAGAGACGGGCGAAAATATCGCCTGGAAACAAACGGTTCCCGGCAAGGGGTGGTCCTCACCGGTGGTCGTCAACGGACGGATTTATCTCACCACAGCTGTGGCTGATAGCGACGGGGACAATCCGGACCATTCACTGCGCGTCCTTTGTCTCGATGCGAAATCGGGCAAAGAGCTTTTTAACGTCGAGGCGTTTCAGCGACGCGCCGACGACGCCAACCGGATTCACCCTAAAAACAGCCATGCCAGTCCCACCCCGATCGTGGATGCGGGACAGGTCTTTGTGCACTTCGGCACACACGGGACCGCTTGTCTGAATTTAGACGGCACCTTTGTCTGGAAGAACACTGAATTGGTCTACGAGCCGCAACATGGGAGCGGCGGCTCGCCGGCGCTAGTTGACGATGTGCTGGTGATTAGTTGCGATGGCCGAGACAAGCAGTATATCGCCTGCTTGGACCGCAATGATGGTGAGATTCGCTGGAAGGTGAATCGCGACACCTTTGATGCAGACAAGAAATTCGCATTTCATACCCCCTTGGCCATTGATGTAAACGGCCGCAAGCAGGTCGTTTCCACGGGAGCCAATTCTGTGAGTGGCTTTGACGTGCAGACAGGCGAGGCAATCTGGACTGTACGGCACGACGGCTATTCGGTCGTGCCACGGCCCGTCTTTGCGCACGGTTTGGTGTTTATTTGCACGAGCTTTCAGCGTTCTTCGCTATTAGCGATTCGCCCCGATGGGCAGGGCGACGTGACCGAGACGCATGTCGCTTGGAAGTCGAATGATACGGTTTCGCATAGCCCTTCGCCGATTATTGTGGGCGATAATCTCTATATGGTCTCCGACCGGGGCGTGGCCTCCTGTCGCGATGCCCGTAGCGGTGACCTGCACTGGAAAAAGCGGGTCAATGGCAGCTATTCCGCCTCACCCATCTTCGCCGACGGCCACCTGTACTTCCAAAGCGAACAGGGAGAAGGCGTGGTCATCAAGCCAGGGGAGACATTTGAGGTCGTGGCTCGCAATTCCATCGGCGAGCCAACCTTAGCCTCATATGCGGTGAGCGAGGGAGCGCTGTTTGTCCGTTCCGAAAACCAGCTTTACCGGATCCAACAGGACGAACGTCGATAAACCGCTGCGATGAAAAATTGCGGGCAAGAATGCAAAAAAGACCTCAATGCGGGGTAGATACCGCGTTGAGGTCTTTTTAATGCGTTTCGGAGAAGCGTTATTCTTCTTCGTTCAAGCTGTCTTCTTTGTCTTCGAAATCAAATTCGGAGAAGTCCAAATTCAGCGGCTCTTCTTCCTGCAAAGCACTCCCTTTGAGTTCTGGCTCGCGCGGTCCGTGCTCGTCGCAGTCTTCATCGTGCCACAGCGGCAAACCCAGATCGTAACGTGCGGACAACATCAGGACTTTTTCTTCAGAGCCGGGTTTGGCCGGTGTTGAAGTGATGGGGTCGAGGCCAATCGCCTCTAAATCATCAAATTCGACTGAGTCTTCCGACGCAATCGTTTGCTCACTGACGTCACTGCCGAACGAAAATCCGGGTTCGAGATCAACTACGAACATCTGTTCCATTACTGACACTCCAACAAATCTGGCAATTGGATAAAAAATAGGGGCAACCGCTTTGTGCTGCTTTTTGAAATTACAGCACTTGAGCAACGTCAAAACCTAACTGTCGCCGACTCAACGTGGCGACGTCTAAGTCAAAGGCACCTGCCTGAACCCTGCTACGCATTCCGTAGTCTCATCCCGGAAGAAGTCGTGGGCATCCAACACGTTTAACATCTAGTGGCGTCGGATTGACTCCCGAGGGATGTACTGTTCTCTCGGAGTAAGCAAAGGGGGGATCTCAAGGTAGGGGGGCCGTCTCAGATCACTTGTGCCATTCTTCGGCCTTTTGGCCCAATTGTCAACGACATTTTTGTTTTTTTAACGATTCACATAAAAAAAACACCTTCTTCACACTAGCGCGCCCTGCTGCGACAGTCAACAGCAACCATCATCCCGATTAGGTAAGCCAAGTCTCCAACGATTTTCCGAAATCTGGCAATGCCATTCCCAGTTCTAGGAACCAATCAATCACACATCATTCGGCCGCGTCACCGCATAGCGTTTCAATTTGCGATCCAACGTCGATCGTTCAATCCCCAGGATTTGGGCTGCCTTGGACTTGTTCCACTTGGTCTCTTCCAACGTGGCCAGAATATGCTCTTGCTCCAATTTTTCGATAGAAATTTCCCGGTAATTCGCTGCCACTTCCGTTTCGGGAGGCAACTCTTCGTCAATTCCTAACCCGGAGAGGTGAATATCATGGTCGGCGATAAATTCACCGGTGGAGAAGATGACGGCCCGTTCTACCGTATTTTGCAATTCCCTCACATTTCCAGGCCAATCATAACCGGCCAGTTTTGCCAAAGCCTGCGGCGTAAACCCGCGCGCCGGCCGCCCCGTGCTTTTGACAAACCTTTCTAAAAAGTGATTGGCAAGTTCAGGGATGTCCGAGGGATGGTCCCGCAAAGGTTCGACAATAATCTCAACCACGTGCAGGCGAAAATACAGGTCGCGGCGGAAGCTGCCTTCTTTGACCGCCAACTCGAGATCGCGGTTCGTGGCCGCCACGATCCGCACATCGACATTCACAGGCGTCCCGCCCCCCACACGCTCGAAGGGATGGCCCTCTAACACCCGCAAAAATTTTGCCTGAATCGCCTGACTCATCTCGCCAACCTCATCAAGCATTAACGTCCCTTTGTCCGCCTGCTCAAATTTGCCGACCTTCCGCCCAGTCGCTCCGGTAAACGACCCCCGCTCGTGACCAAACAGTTCGCTTTCCAGCAAGCTTTCGCTCAAAGCAGCACAGTTCATGCACACAAACGGCCCATTCCGGCGTTCGCTGCTGAAATGGATCGCGCGAGCCACCAATTCCTTGCCCACCCCGCTTTCACCGCGAATCAAAGCCGTGGTGTCGGTCGGCGCAATCCGGGCGATCTTTAGACTCAAGCGATGCATGGCGGGACTTTGCCCCACCAATTCGCTTTGAATCGCCAATTGCTCCCGCAGATGCTTGTTCTCGTCGCGAACCTTCTCTAGGCCCTCAGCCAGTGACTCTTGCCTGCGGAGGTTTTCCATGGCCACAGCGAATTGATCCGCGACCGCCAAGGTAAACTCCAAGTCGTCGGGATCGAGCGGATCTTTCGCGTTCGTCGTATAAAGATGCACCAATCCGTACACCACCTGCCCCAGGCAAATCGGTGCGCAGATGACACTTTGGGCATGAATTTGCCCCAAACTGTCACGATTGATCAACCGGCTATCGTCGGCCACATCACGCGCCAAAATCGCCTCGCGCTCGCGCAACACGATTCCCGACAGATAATCGGAAATGGTTTGATAGGGCCGGTCATTTTGTGTTTGATAGGCGACGACATTCAAAGATCCTGGAGAATTCGCCGGATCTGTCCCTTCGGGCAGCAGCAGAATGGCGCCGACGTCGGCCCGGGAACTTTCGAAAAGTCCGCTGAGCACCACTTCCGCCAAGCGGCGATAGTCTTTTGCCGACCCCATTTCCAACGCCAACCGATACAACTGCGCCAAGACTTGACTGGTGCGGTCGACGGCAATCGGGTCACGGTCCGTGGTGATCCGGAATCGCGTGCGGCGGCGACGATGGATGATCGCCGGCTCGGTCATGGGTGGAGGATGATCCAGCACATCCTCGAAGGCCGTTCCAGTATCGTCCTCGACTCCGGAACCCTCTTCGTCCAAAATCGGAAACGCGCGGGACAGGTCGTCGGTAAATGCTAATTTGCAGGCACCGATCTCGATCAGCTGCCCCGGTTCTAACGGGCAATCCCCGGTGACGGCTGTTCCTTCCACGTAGGTGCCGTTTCGGCTTCCCAGGTCGCGCAAAACCCACGCGCCTTCGCTGTGGTAAAGTTCACAATGGTTGCGGCTGCAGACCTCGTCCTGCAATGCGATTCGATTCGTGGCAGCCCGTCCCACAGTGATGACCTGACCGGGCATCAAGCGGTAGATGTCGCGCCACTTGTTGTCTTCGCGGACAACCAAGTAAGCTATCATAGTCACATTTTCACTATACGAGGTGACGCTGCGCAATTGGTGATTTGCGTAGCGATACTAAAGCGGCCCGCAGCCCTCGCTGGGTCGGTACTTTTCCGCGTCGAAATGGCAGTTCTCGGTCGGCGCGGTCTCAGCGGCCTCCATTCAATTCATCCGCCGCTGTAAAAACAGCCCGCGCGATTGGTGTGATCACACTCTCTAGGATACTCAACACGATTCATTACCCGCAAGTGCCATGGAGGTCAAATCAGTCGACACACTGTTTACCCGTTCACCCCAAGGAGGCGACACCTGGGTGATTGGGACGAAGCAAGCCACTCAACGCCTTGAGTTCAACGGCTTTTAGTACTCATTCGCTGCTTCGTCTTCGCCGTCGAAGGCGTCAAACGTCGACTCTGCGACTTGGCGTATCCGCCGTTCGGCAACCTCTTCTCCCAGTCGTGCGGCGGCTTCGTCGGGGGTCATTGAGCCTAAATCCCCGTCGATTCGGCAACGTAGTGCAACGGTGTTGTTTTCCGCCTCTTTTTCGCCAACGACCAACATATAAGGAATCAGGTCCAATTGTGCGTCGCGAATCTTGTGGCCGATTTTTTCGCTGCGAGTGTCGGTTTTGATGCGGAACCCGGCGGCGGTGAATTTTTTCTCCACTTCTCGGGCGTAGTCCAAAAACCGGTCGCTGATCGGCAACACGCGGATCTGTTCCGGTGCCAACCAGAGTGGAAATGCGCCGGCGAAATGCTCGATCAACATCCCCACGAACCGCTCCATCGATCCAAACGGAGCACGGTGAATCATCACCGGACGATGCGGGCGATTGTCAGCACCGATGTACTCCAACTCGAACCGCTCCGGCAGATTGTAATCGAGTTGCACTGTTCCCAATTGCCATTCGCGACCGATGCAATCGCGGACCATAAAGTCCGCCTTTGGCCCGTAAAACGCCGCTTCCCCTTCTTGTTCTGAGAACGGCAGCCCCGCCTCTTGTAACACCTTACGGAGACTCGCCTCAGCACGTTGCCAATTCTCGTCGCTGCCGACGTACTTATCGCTGTTCGGATCGCGAAGCGAAAGTTGCACGCGATAATTCTCCAGACCGACGCTCCCCAAGACGTATTTCACCAAATCCAAGGTATTGCGGAATTCTTCTTCGACCTGTTCGGGAGTACAGAATTGATGCGCATCGTCCTGGGTCAAACCTCGCACGCGCAACATGCCGTTCAGTTCGCCTGATTGTTCATGACGGTACACAGTCCCAAATTCCGCCAACCGTACGGGCAGATCGCGATAGCTCCGCGGCTGCGCTTTGTAGATTTGCACGTGGTGCGGACAGTTCATCGGTTTGAGCAAATACCGCTCTTGCTGATGCTGCCAGTCTTGCAGAGTCTGCAGACGATCATCGACCGGATACTTGGGATCATAATCATCCAGCTCACACCCCAATCGCCGGGCGGTTTCGATAAACTGAGCTTCGTCTTCAGCGGTCAGCGATTCATCCTTCAGGCGTTCGGTCCAGACATCGACCAGTTGTCCGGCATCGTGCCCAAACATCGGCGGGAATTGCGATTCACGATAATACGGGAAGTGCCCGCTAGTTTCGTACATTTCCACACGGCCAATGTGGGGGGAATAAACCGGTTCGTACCCCAATTTGACCAGCTCGGCTTTAATGAAGTCCTCCAACAGTGCGCGAATGGTCGCCCCCTTAGGCATCCACAGACATAGCCCCTGGCCAACGGCATTGGAGATGGTAAACAGCCCCAATTTCTTGCCCAACACGCGGTGATCGCGGCGTTTGGCCTCTTCCATTTGCGCCAAATAGGCCTTGAGTTCCTTTTTATTGAACCAAGCGGTGCCATACAGCCGTTGCAACTGTTTATTGCCGGCGTCCCCTTTCCAGTAACTCCCAGCGACGGACATCAGTTTGAAGGCTTTGATTTTGCCCGCATGTGGAATGTGCGGACCGCGGCACAAGTCGACAAATTCCCCTTGCCGATAGAACCCCAATTCCGAATGCTCAGCCAATCCGGTCTGGATGTGTTCCACCTTGAGTGCTTGATGTAGCCCATCACAAAACTCGACCGCTTCATCTCGGGGAAGCGAAAACTGCTCAAACGGCTCAGCTTCCTTGATAATGGCCTTCATTTCTTCTTCGATGCGCGGGAAATCATCCTCGCTGATTTTGTGTTCCAGATCGAAGTCGTAATAAAAACCATTCGATAAGGTCGGACCAAAAGCCAACGAAACACCGGGATACAACCGCATCACCGCCCGCGCCATCACATGGGCCGCCGAATGCCGCATCACGGCCAGAGCTTCGGCGTCTCGATCGGTTAATAGCCGGAGATTGACGGTTCCCTCTTCGGGAAGTGCCCGGTTGAGGTCGACGATTGTGCCGTTCACCTCGGCAGCAATACAGGCTCCGGCCAAACGTTCACCGATACTAGCGGCGACATCGTAGGCGGAACTCCCGGCGGGATACTCTTTTTTCGATCCATCAGGAAGTTGGACTTCGATCATGACTTTTTTGATTTCTTCAACAGATTTCGCCCGCGGCTCCACCGAAACAAAGGGTGAATCAGACCGCATGAGGGCGTCGGAACACGCCTAATATAGGCGAATCCCCCAAGCGGTCAACTGGCCGATTGGGGTGCAAATCCCCTGTGAATCACGGGCGGAGAGAAGAATCCAGCACAGTTTTTTCACTCCCCCCTGCCCCACAGCCCCTGCCTTGTATTAGATGCACAATCGCGCCGCTGGGTTCGCCAAGAAAAAACTTGGCCCGGTTTGGCGGATTTATGCTTGAAATTTTCCGCCGCAGGACGTAAGTTCCCCTATCGGAATCGGGACGATTAGCTCAGTTGGCTAGAGCGCCACGTTGACATCGTGGAGGTCACTGGTTCAAGTCCAGTATCGTCCACTCGGCTCCACATGTACCAATTGGTACTGAGTCGCTAACCCCTGCCGTTGCAGGGGTTTTTTTATGCGCGGGGGGCGGCTTTGGGTACAATTTGTTGGTTTGGCCTGTTTTCCTAGCTGTCCAATCAGCCGGAGTTTGCATTAAGCGGCTGTAACGTGTGCCTTGGTGGTAGGGCTCGCCTTCACGATGCTAATCCACCTTCACGAACCATCGCGCAACCTCTGGTCGGTGTCTTCGGCGATCACGTCGTTCCATGTCATCTCTTGGCCGGTTTCTTGCGCGCGGATCATTGCCAACACCGCTCGTTCCACATCGGCTCCTTGCAATGCCGCTGCCTCTAGCTCTTTTGCTGAAATTGCAACGCCGGCTTGCGCTGCCATGATTTTCCAGCGGACGATATCTTTGACAGGCGAGCGGCGCAATTTCATCCCGACCACCTGTATCAAGGAAATGTGGGTTCGAGCCAGAAATGCCTGTAACCACAAACTGCCGATCTGGAAGTAAAAGACGCCAGTCACGATGACCATGAGAAACATTACACCAATAAACGCAACAGCTAACCATTCTCCCATTTTCTGCGCTGGAGCTGC from Symmachiella dynata encodes:
- the thrS gene encoding threonine--tRNA ligase, with amino-acid sequence MRSDSPFVSVEPRAKSVEEIKKVMIEVQLPDGSKKEYPAGSSAYDVAASIGERLAGACIAAEVNGTIVDLNRALPEEGTVNLRLLTDRDAEALAVMRHSAAHVMARAVMRLYPGVSLAFGPTLSNGFYYDFDLEHKISEDDFPRIEEEMKAIIKEAEPFEQFSLPRDEAVEFCDGLHQALKVEHIQTGLAEHSELGFYRQGEFVDLCRGPHIPHAGKIKAFKLMSVAGSYWKGDAGNKQLQRLYGTAWFNKKELKAYLAQMEEAKRRDHRVLGKKLGLFTISNAVGQGLCLWMPKGATIRALLEDFIKAELVKLGYEPVYSPHIGRVEMYETSGHFPYYRESQFPPMFGHDAGQLVDVWTERLKDESLTAEDEAQFIETARRLGCELDDYDPKYPVDDRLQTLQDWQHQQERYLLKPMNCPHHVQIYKAQPRSYRDLPVRLAEFGTVYRHEQSGELNGMLRVRGLTQDDAHQFCTPEQVEEEFRNTLDLVKYVLGSVGLENYRVQLSLRDPNSDKYVGSDENWQRAEASLRKVLQEAGLPFSEQEGEAAFYGPKADFMVRDCIGREWQLGTVQLDYNLPERFELEYIGADNRPHRPVMIHRAPFGSMERFVGMLIEHFAGAFPLWLAPEQIRVLPISDRFLDYAREVEKKFTAAGFRIKTDTRSEKIGHKIRDAQLDLIPYMLVVGEKEAENNTVALRCRIDGDLGSMTPDEAAARLGEEVAERRIRQVAESTFDAFDGEDEAANEY
- a CDS encoding flotillin-like FloA family protein, producing MWTAVIAAPAQKMGEWLAVAFIGVMFLMVIVTGVFYFQIGSLWLQAFLARTHISLIQVVGMKLRRSPVKDIVRWKIMAAQAGVAISAKELEAAALQGADVERAVLAMIRAQETGQEMTWNDVIAEDTDQRLRDGS
- a CDS encoding GNAT family N-acetyltransferase produces the protein MGRGAVHGITCDILDALVFAEPYWDSQGLIVAIAEGEVVGFVHAGFGPNESESALDFTTGVISMVMVHPKYYRQGIGRELVRRAEEYLRTKGAERFQAGESPERNPFYLGLYGGSNSPGFLESDPAADPFLKKLGYEPKRRILVFHKDIREKNDPFDVRMVAIRRAMELIVTDQPAHATWWWMTRQGRFDSIRFILRPKQGGAPVAELSCWGLDLFAMTWQERAVGFTHLIVSDNERKKGYGKTVVVEAIRRLREEMVTKVELQVEDDNQVIISLVESNKFQQADVGIIYEKA
- a CDS encoding sigma 54-interacting transcriptional regulator; this encodes MIAYLVVREDNKWRDIYRLMPGQVITVGRAATNRIALQDEVCSRNHCELYHSEGAWVLRDLGSRNGTYVEGTAVTGDCPLEPGQLIEIGACKLAFTDDLSRAFPILDEEGSGVEDDTGTAFEDVLDHPPPMTEPAIIHRRRRTRFRITTDRDPIAVDRTSQVLAQLYRLALEMGSAKDYRRLAEVVLSGLFESSRADVGAILLLPEGTDPANSPGSLNVVAYQTQNDRPYQTISDYLSGIVLREREAILARDVADDSRLINRDSLGQIHAQSVICAPICLGQVVYGLVHLYTTNAKDPLDPDDLEFTLAVADQFAVAMENLRRQESLAEGLEKVRDENKHLREQLAIQSELVGQSPAMHRLSLKIARIAPTDTTALIRGESGVGKELVARAIHFSSERRNGPFVCMNCAALSESLLESELFGHERGSFTGATGRKVGKFEQADKGTLMLDEVGEMSQAIQAKFLRVLEGHPFERVGGGTPVNVDVRIVAATNRDLELAVKEGSFRRDLYFRLHVVEIIVEPLRDHPSDIPELANHFLERFVKSTGRPARGFTPQALAKLAGYDWPGNVRELQNTVERAVIFSTGEFIADHDIHLSGLGIDEELPPETEVAANYREISIEKLEQEHILATLEETKWNKSKAAQILGIERSTLDRKLKRYAVTRPNDV
- a CDS encoding PQQ-binding-like beta-propeller repeat protein; this encodes MKRNVTIFASCGIIVFLTSAALRAENWPQFRGPTRQGISSEVGLPVEWDAETGENIAWKQTVPGKGWSSPVVVNGRIYLTTAVADSDGDNPDHSLRVLCLDAKSGKELFNVEAFQRRADDANRIHPKNSHASPTPIVDAGQVFVHFGTHGTACLNLDGTFVWKNTELVYEPQHGSGGSPALVDDVLVISCDGRDKQYIACLDRNDGEIRWKVNRDTFDADKKFAFHTPLAIDVNGRKQVVSTGANSVSGFDVQTGEAIWTVRHDGYSVVPRPVFAHGLVFICTSFQRSSLLAIRPDGQGDVTETHVAWKSNDTVSHSPSPIIVGDNLYMVSDRGVASCRDARSGDLHWKKRVNGSYSASPIFADGHLYFQSEQGEGVVIKPGETFEVVARNSIGEPTLASYAVSEGALFVRSENQLYRIQQDERR
- a CDS encoding SixA phosphatase family protein; its protein translation is MKDLFIVRHAKSSWDAPELSDHDRPLNRRGKRDAPRMAQWLFEYGRIPDRIVSSTAKRARKTAEEIANRCGVAERLELNRELYFGDPESWVELLRNTETEAVCVMLVGHNPGVEDFLEQLTGQYERLPTAAIAHVELPVESWRDISIEGGGRLVTVQRPKELL